The Anopheles merus strain MAF chromosome 2L, AmerM5.1, whole genome shotgun sequence genome has a segment encoding these proteins:
- the LOC121592282 gene encoding uncharacterized protein LOC121592282: MVRRTCLVVLLFVTTILTPLDGAQDIFSILKPVGSPVGSVGRKKLFVTRVGQCAGKKNLPVYVPDMRIAAHNRTSYVVSGEVYFRENIPSYRLSVAIKQCDDMRATVNCRPFLSNIVNTDGCALLQASGTMYGEYLQNFRPPLKCPFWNGTYVMGPTLVDDGLVKYLPGSGSTYWEVRMTGRIRERLMYCVVMQLNVRPKKSSSNRN; the protein is encoded by the exons ATGGTTAGACGCACCTGTTTAGTGGTCCTGCTGTTTGTTACCACCATCCTTACCCCCCTCGATGGAGCGCAGGACATTTTCTCCATATTGAAACCGGTGGGCAGTCCGGTTGGCTCGGTCGGGCGCAAGAAGCTTTTCGTGACGCGCGTCGGCCAGTGCGCGGGCAAGAAAAACCTGCCCGTGTACGTGCCGGATATGCGTATTGCGGCGCACAATCGCACCAGCTACGTGGTCAGCGGAGAGGTATACTTTCGCGAGAACATACCCAGCTATCGGCTCTCGGTGGCGATCAAGCAGTGTGACGACATGCGGGCAACGGTCAACTGTCGCCCGTTTCTGAGCAACATCGTCAATACGGACGGGTGCGCACTGCTGCAAGCATCGGGCACGATGTACGGCGAGTATTTGCAAAACTTTCGGCCCCCGTTGAAATGCCCGTTCTGGAACGGGACGTACGTGATGGGGCCAACGCTGGTGGACGATGGTTTGGTGAA ATATTTGCCCGGTTCGGGCAGCACCTATTGGGAGGTACGCATGACGGGTCGCATACGGGAGCGTTTGATGTACTGCGTGGTGATGCAACTGAATGTGCGGCCGAAGAAGTCTTCCAGCAATCGTAACTAA
- the LOC121594007 gene encoding uncharacterized protein LOC121594007 produces the protein MLRLRTSLLCALVVALNGIRPGEPYFYNGIKSGLEPDLKHSLFLDRVGQCRWQHDLPIFLSDMRIAQQNNTHYVISGVLRVRRNITDATTGTVSIEICQNATQCRPFIDRPVAIGDVCQFLAEKRPSSLGEVLGHSVPPLRCPLTKGVYRINDALVDYKPFRYFSPNVSKLWRIDLVAESGQKRVFCVRIELYVYSWEDMLPRY, from the exons ATGTTGCGCCTGCGCACTTCGCTACTGTGCGCGCTGGTGGTGGCACTGAACGGCATACGACCGGGTGAGCCATACTTCTACAACGGCATCAAGTCCGGTCTCGAGCCGGACCTAAAGCACTCGCTGTTTCTCGACCGTGTCGGCCAGTGTCGTTGGCAGCATGATCTACCCATTTTCCTGTCCGACATGCGAATCGCGCAACAGAACAACACGCACTACGTGATCAGTGGTGTGCTGCGAGTGCGGCGCAATATTACGGACGCTACGACGGGGACCGTTTCGATCGAGATCTGCCAAAATGCGACCCAGTGCCGTCCGTTTATCGACCGACCGGTGGCCATTGGGGATGTTTGTCAGTTTTTAGCCGAAAAGCGCCCCAGTTCGCTGGGGGAAGTGCTGGGACACAGTGTACCACCGCTACGTTGTCCCCTTACCAAGGGTGTGTACAGGATCAATGACGCACTGGTGGATTACAAACCGTTCCG GTACTTTTCACCGAATGTTAGTAAACTTTGGCGCATCGATTTGGTTGCTGAGAGTGGCCAGAAGCGGGTGTTCTGTGTGAGAATCGAACTGTACGTCTACAGCTGGGAGGATATGCTGCCAAGGTACTGA
- the LOC121594006 gene encoding integrator complex subunit 9, producing MKLYALSGDPAKPCYVLSYKGLMIMLDCGLSISSVLNFLPLPLVQSPKFQCLPNWNCRDSDIQLEDGEIKECCGCAFVNSAPEFVPPLEKLIDFSEIDVILISNYTNMLALPYITEGTGFCGEVYATEPTLQIGRFFLEELVEYIEASPKENTARMWKEIQHQLPMPLNDVFKPKNWRHLFSMDAVNKSLARVRMTGYDQKLDIFGALQVTPISSGFCLGSSNWTIVSGQEKISYISGSSTLTTHPRPINQTALKYSDVVIMTGLTQAPHVNPDAMLGELCMNVMMTLRNGGSVLIPCYPSGVVYDLFECLSVSLDNQGFTQIPMFFISPVADSSLAYSNILAEWLSTSKQNKVYIPDEPFPHASLVKNAKLKHFKHIDSEGFSTEFRQPCVVFCGHPSLRFGDAVHFVELWGSNPLHTIIFTEPDFPHMQALAPYQPLAIKTVYCPIETSLNFQQANKLIKELKPGVLVIPENYTQPPAIAPQKLDLVIDPIPDKMIIKFKRGEVIKLPLKRKRGRVYLNPKMAKTICPQEVQPGVTVSTVTGVLQVKDNIHDLLPLEPTKEELADEQKSKPAGPPQPYSQLRTVRYEWGTLDINLLLKKLAQDGFTDLKVEQGSADEVTLLLPSEDTVIKVSEKSTDIVCGGKQSLRLKLRDLLLQCVQSF from the exons aTGAAATTA TACGCGTTGAGCGGTGATCCGGCCAAACCATGCTACGTGCTCAGCTACAAAGGCTTGATGATAATGCTGGACTGCGGTTTGTCGATCAGCTCGGTGCTGAATTTTCTACCCCTGCCGTTGGTGCAAAGCCCAAAGTTTCAGTGTTTGCCAAACTGGAACTGTCGCGATTCCGACATACAGCTGGAAGATGGG GAGATAAAAGAATGCTGCGGCTGTGCGTTCGTCAATTCGGCGCCGGAGTTTGTGCCACCGCTCGAGAAGCTGATTGATTTCTCCGAGATCGATGTGATACTGATCTCGAACTACACGAACATGCTCGCCCTGCCGTACATCACCGAGGGGACGGGGTTCTGCGGCGAGGTGTACGCCACGGAACCGACGCTACAGATCGGTCGCTTTTTCCTCGAGGAGCTGGTGGAGTACATCGAAGCCTCGCCGAAGGAAAACACCGCCCGGATGTGGAAGGAGATCCAGCACCAGCTACCGATGCCGCTGAACGATGTGTTTAAGCCGAAAAATTGGCGCCACCTGTTCAGCATGGACGCGGTCAACAAGAGTTTGGCACGCGTCCGGATGACCGGGTACGACCAGAAGCTGGACATATTCGGCGCACTGCAAGTAACACCGATCAGTTCGGGCTTCTGTCTCGGTTCGAGCAATTGGACGATAGTTTCGGGACAGGAGAAGATTTCCTACATCAGCGGCTCCTCCACACTGACCACCCATCCGCGACCGATCAATCAGACGGCGTTGAAGTATTCGGATGTGGTGATTATGACGGGATTGACACAGGCACCGCACGTTAACCCCGACGCAATGCTGGGCGAGCTGTGCATGAACGTGATGATGACGCTGCGGAACGGCGGCTCGGTGCTGATACCCTGCTACCCGTCCGGCGTCGTGTACGATCTGTTCGAATGCCTCTCGGTCAGCCTGGACAATCAGGGCTTTACCCAGATACCGATGTTTTTCATCTCACCGGTGGCGGACAGCTCGCTCGCGTACTCCAACATCCTGGCCGAGTGGCTGTCCACCTCCAAGCAGAACAAGGTGTACATACCGGACGAACCGTTTCCGCACGCGAGCCTGGTAAAGAACGCCAAGCTGAAGCACTTCAAGCACATCGATTCGGAGGGCTTCAGCACCGAGTTCCGGCAGCCGTGCGTGGTGTTCTGTGGCCATCCGAGCCTGCGGTTCGGCGACGCCGTACACTTTGTCGAGCTGTGGGGCAGCAATCCGCTGCACACCATCATCTTTACCGAGCCGGACTTTCCGCACATGCAGGCGCTGGCCCCGTACCAGCCGCTCGCCATCAAGACGGTGTACTGTCCGATCGAAACGTCGCTCAACTTCCAGCAGGCCAACAAGCTGATCAAGGAGCTGAAACCGGGCGTGCTGGTAATACCGGAGAACTACACCCAGCCGCCGGCCATTGCGCCCCAAAAGCTGGACCTCGTCATCGATCCGATACCGGACAAAATGATTATAAAGTTTAAGCGCGGTGAGGTGATCAAGCTGCCGCTGAAGAGAAAGCGCGGCCGCGTCTACCTAAACCCGAAGATGGCGAAAACGATCTGCCCGCAGGAGGTGCAGCCGGGCGTTACCGTGTCGACCGTGACCGGGGTGTTGCAGGTGAAGGACAACATTCACGACCTGCTGCCGCTCGAGCCGACCAAGGAGGAGCTGGCGGACGAGCAAAAATCGAAACCGGCCGGTCCACCGCAACCGTACAGCCAGCTGCGCACCGTCCGGTACGAATGGGGCACGCTGGACATTAATCTACTGCTGAAAAAGCTGGCCCAGGATGGGTTTACGGATCTGAAGGTGGAGCAGGGCAGTGCGGACGAGGTGACGCTGCTGCTTCCGTCCGAGGATACGGTGATAAAGGTGAGCGAAAAGAGCACAGACATTGTCTGCGGGGGCAAGCAGTCGCTCCGGTTAAAGTTGCGCGATCTGCTGCTTCAATGTGTGCAAAGCTTTTGA
- the LOC121592284 gene encoding odorant receptor 63a-like, with protein MIDSGEVIGQVDCFRYRSGATRLACGCLFQPITLARGDVIATFDRRFVDSSLTMETEHYKPEDDYGELVQRSTYWVRALATTMGIWPGQYVSMRSHWYRRLYYFMLLMHWLNTYLQTEFFFRNLGNLGLVVQGLCSFVSITTTGIKVMRIHAYEAEIVQLWQTLQDATFIKKIRFLRKTDRGTIFHRIHKLLARQCKEVQLNLRFYTLVVGLVASNYSIIPACSNLYNQFQGNAFNRSFVYNTYYPLLEPVKRRSPLFELLFCSESLSGYTTWAGVVAFDGLYVAMVLYAASLMRLLRDLLHETANPRLTDAERAFFQRECILHHIRTIQLIEKINEIFSPVLLVQLFTSTSIICVIAFAASMHADEGDSQTMLMVLYLIAAIYQLFQFCWYGQRLQNEVRAFLTIGSEIRSMFGQNGNSMLQLLKPAFQPSPTYCTVCLIYSHRPGYRAAPLVLLRVTHLHRGVRSGYAHLTALLITDFEQIIRSAASYFTVLQTLAEE; from the exons TGCCACGCGCCTTGCCTGCGGGTGTCTCTTTCAACCAATTACCCTTGCCCGGGGAGACGTCATCGCAACGTTCGACCGTCGGTTTG TAGACAGCAGCTTAACCATGGAGACGGAACACTACAAACCGGAGGACGATTACGGCGAGCTCGTGCAGCGCAGCACCTACTGGGTACGGGCACTGGCCACAACGATGGGCATCTGGCCCGGCCAGTACGTTTCGATGCGCAGCCACTGGTACCGAAGGCTGTACTACTTTATGCTGCTGATGCATTGGCTCAACACCTACCTGCAGACGGAGTTTTTCTTCCGAAATCTGGGCAATCTTGGTTTGGTAGTGCAG GGACTTTGCAGCTTCGTtagcatcaccaccaccggcatTAAGGTGATGCGCATCCACGCGTACGAGGCCGAGATAGTGCAGCTATGGCAAACGTTGCAAGATGCGACCTTCATCAAGAAGATAAGATTTTTGCGCAAAA ccGACCGGGGAACTATCTTCCACCGCATCCACAAGCTACTGGCGCGCCAGTGCAAGGAGGTGCAGCTTAATCTGCGCTTCTACACGCTGGTCGTGGGGCTGGTGGCGTCAAACTATTCCATCATACCTGCCTGCAGCAATCTGTACAATCAGTTCCAGGGCAATGCATTCAACCGAAGCTTTG TATACAACACATACTATCCCTTGCTGGAGCCTGTTAAACGACGCAGCCCACTGTTTGAGCTACTGTTCTGCTCGGAATCACTGTCCGGCTACACCACCTGGGCCGGGGTGGTGGCGTTCGACGGTCTGTACGTCGCGATGGTACTGTACGCCGCTTCGCTGATGCGTCTGCTGAGAGATTTGCTGCACGAAACGGCGAACCCCAGGTTGACGGACGCGGAGCGTGCCTTCTTTCAGCGGGAATGCATACTGCACCACATCCGCACGATACA gctgatTGAGAAGATAAATGAAATCTTTTcgccggtgctgctggtgcaacTGTTTACCAGCACCTCGATTATCTGTGTCATTGCATTTGCCGCCAGTATGCACGCT GATGAGGGCGATTCGCAAACGATGCTGATGGTGCTCTACCTGATAGCGGCTATCTACCAGCTGTTCCAGTTCTGCTGGTACGGCCAGCGGCTCCAGAACGAGGTAAGGGCATTTCTCACGATCGGTTCGGAAATCAGGTCAATGTTTGGACAGAATGGGAACAGCATGCTCCAATTGTTGAAACCTGCCTTCCAACCTTCCCCAACCTACTGCacggtttgtttgatttattccCACCGACCAGGGTACCGAGCTGCCCCGCTCG TGCTGCTCCGGGTGACACACCTCCACCGCGGAGTCCGTTCTGGGTACGCTCACCTTACTGCTCTGCTTATCACCGATTTCGAACAGATAATCCGAAGTGCTGCATCCTACTTTACCGTACTGCAGACGCTAGCCGAGGAATAG